The Deltaproteobacteria bacterium genome includes a window with the following:
- a CDS encoding VOC family protein — MERPFRILGLQQIAVGGTDKARLKKLWVDTLGLPVTGTYRSEKENVDEDITVAGRGPFKVEVDLMQPVDPMKKPAVHDPALNHIGLWVDDLPKAVEWLSGQGMRFTPGGIRKGAAGFDVCFIHPKGSVEQPLCGEGVLIELVQAPREVIDAFDNLVG; from the coding sequence ATGGAACGTCCATTCCGGATTCTGGGGTTGCAGCAGATCGCTGTTGGTGGAACAGACAAGGCCCGGCTGAAAAAACTCTGGGTTGATACGCTGGGGCTCCCGGTTACGGGGACCTATCGCAGCGAAAAGGAAAATGTCGACGAGGATATTACCGTCGCCGGACGTGGTCCGTTCAAGGTCGAAGTGGATCTGATGCAGCCGGTGGATCCCATGAAAAAACCTGCGGTCCATGATCCCGCCCTCAACCATATTGGCCTCTGGGTGGATGACCTGCCGAAGGCGGTCGAATGGCTTTCAGGACAGGGAATGCGCTTCACGCCGGGAGGCATACGCAAAGGCGCGGCCGGTTTCGACGTCTGCTTTATTCATCCGAAGGGAAGCGTAGAGCAGCCTCTCTGTGGCGAGGGCGTACTGATCGAACTTGTCCAGGCTCCCCGCGAAGTGATTGATGCATTCGACAACCTAGTCGGCTGA
- the queC gene encoding 7-cyano-7-deazaguanine synthase QueC has protein sequence MKPKAVVLLSGGLDSATVLAIARANGFDPVALTIRYGQRHEHEIEAARRVAAAQGISRHELVEFDLRPFGGSALTDRSIEVPKGRVTSGMASEIPVTYVPARNTIFLSFALGLAEASGARDIYAGMNAVDYSGYPDCRPEFVEEFERLANLATRAGVQGERFHVHAPLIRLHKHEIIRHGLELGVDYSLTHSCYDPNSEGAACGRCDSCLLRLEGFRQAGVPDPVRYVR, from the coding sequence GTGAAACCGAAAGCCGTCGTGCTGCTCTCCGGGGGGCTCGATTCGGCCACCGTACTCGCTATCGCAAGGGCCAATGGATTTGATCCGGTCGCTCTGACCATCCGTTACGGCCAACGGCATGAGCACGAAATCGAAGCCGCCCGCCGCGTCGCCGCCGCCCAGGGAATCTCCCGGCACGAACTGGTGGAATTCGATCTAAGGCCATTCGGCGGTTCTGCACTCACTGACCGGTCGATAGAAGTTCCCAAAGGGCGCGTGACCAGCGGCATGGCTTCCGAGATTCCCGTTACCTACGTCCCGGCACGCAATACCATCTTCCTGTCATTTGCGTTGGGGCTTGCTGAAGCGTCTGGGGCCCGGGATATCTATGCCGGGATGAACGCCGTTGACTACTCCGGCTACCCCGACTGCCGACCCGAATTCGTCGAGGAGTTCGAAAGGCTGGCGAACCTGGCCACCCGCGCTGGCGTACAGGGGGAGCGCTTCCACGTGCATGCGCCGCTTATCCGGCTCCATAAGCATGAGATCATCCGGCACGGGCTGGAACTGGGGGTTGATTATTCATTAACCCATTCCTGCTATGACCCCAATTCCGAAGGGGCAGCCTGCGGGCGGTGCGATTCCTGCCTGCTCCGTCTGGAGGGATTCCGCCAAGCGGGAGTTCCCGACCCGGTTCGATACGTCCGGTAG
- a CDS encoding 6-carboxytetrahydropterin synthase, translating to MAHFYAPVRFKADHVLEFRPTRHTHEWEVTFVFKGPINETNGVIINLLEVKQALDPLVRRIEGTFLNGHAELLAAPPPICVAAEIPTCENLARFFYWYMVAGDHDLVFPDRVVLEQVRVQLEELGRPANGERGYAIVDVSDFLPELLRRRHLQVAR from the coding sequence ATGGCCCATTTCTATGCCCCAGTCCGGTTCAAGGCCGACCATGTCCTCGAATTTCGCCCCACGCGGCATACGCACGAATGGGAAGTGACGTTCGTCTTCAAGGGGCCGATCAATGAAACCAACGGTGTCATCATTAACCTGCTGGAAGTGAAACAGGCACTCGACCCCCTGGTCCGCCGGATCGAAGGGACATTCCTGAACGGCCACGCGGAACTGCTCGCCGCCCCTCCGCCGATCTGTGTGGCTGCCGAGATACCCACCTGCGAGAATCTGGCCCGGTTTTTCTACTGGTATATGGTGGCAGGCGACCATGATCTCGTGTTTCCCGATCGCGTGGTACTGGAACAGGTTCGGGTCCAGCTTGAAGAACTGGGCCGGCCAGCCAATGGCGAGAGGGGCTACGCTATCGTGGACGTATCGGATTTCCTGCCGGAACTTCTTCGCCGCCGCCATCTCCAGGTGGCCCGATAG